The Solea senegalensis isolate Sse05_10M linkage group LG11, IFAPA_SoseM_1, whole genome shotgun sequence genomic interval ACAGCTAAAGTCCCATGGTAGTGGGTGGGAAATGGAGCTAATTTTTTTGGCAgtgatgtgacattttaatcTGTTGATGTCAGcggtgattttttttcatggttgttGTAGCTACTGTAGTGTAGTATACAGGGTGTTCAGTCTGACAACAATTTATAGGTTCACTACTTCCACTGGACATTGTTTATAATTCTGTGTCCTGCTGTCAACTGTGTCTAAACTGAATTTTCACTAATCTTTTCTTTTGAACACCTGAAttcaaatagaaaatacaaTGCATTATGAATGATTGTTACAGTAATAACTGATAACTAATACATTTCCTTGTCACAAGGTACAAAGTTTATATTCAGCTGACTCTGTCTCACTTTGTTGTCCTTCCTCTTTGCTATCACAGACCTCTGTGCTGTCCAGTGAACTTGGCCACCATGCGTGAGTACAAGCTTGTGGTGCTGGGATCAGGAGGTGTGGGAAAGTCAGCactggtgagtgtgtgagtgcagcagcACCAACCTGAGTCAAACATCTGCTCTTTTTAATGAAAggatattatgagaataaattgtTAGGTACAAATGAGAAGGGTCAATAAAAAGGTCACAGAAATGTCAATACTTGTATACCTTGTAAGATTGTGTACCTTGTAGATTTGTGGTgtatgactgaaaaaaacattttcaaagttgCATTTTGTGTGGTATTAAATAGTCTTACACTTACTGATTTTTTCAAAACCCCATTATAGGGTAGCAATGTTTCACTGTTAAAAAAGTTTGTAAGAACTCAGCCTCAGGGTTTCTGGAGCAATTCACTTATGTCTTTTTTCTGGCCGTTTTCTTCAGATATCTGATCATACTTATTCaattgtgtgcacatttgtcTTCGTTTTGTAATTCTTTGTTCAACCATAACACCCCCAAGGCTCTGTAGATATATAATTtatcaaataaattattttgtgTGGCTCACATTACCACAGGCAATAAAAATGTGAGGGAAGAATAATTCTGAGATTGGAGTTTTGGGATGAGGGTGATTCTTTTTAAGAAATGAATTGCACATGAATCAAATTTAGGTCCTTCCTCTGTTTTTAGTGTCTCCGAGCAtcagtatacagtacatgtttacAAATATGCCATTTGTTAAACACTGTCTTGAAGTTTCCTTCCTTTGTCAATTTTAGACAGTCCAATTTGTGCAAGGGATTTTTGTTGAGAAGTATGACCCCACAATAGAAGACTCCTACAGGAAGGTAAACGCTTTCAAATCTCTTCATTGATTTTGGCATTTTAAATTCTCCATTTGTCTTACAGAAATGCACTTCATGTTTTTCTCCCAACAGCAAGTTGAGGTCGATGGGCAGCAATGTATGTTAGAAATCCTGGACACGGCTGGAACAGTAAGTGGAGTCATACACAGGTCTGTGATGAAGGTCGTGTGAGGTACAATGCAAACAAACTTCTGATTGGTCCGGTTCCTCCGTTATCGTTGTGTAGGAGCAGTTCACAGCTATGAGGGACCTGTACATGAAGAATGGCCAAGGTTTTGCTCTGGTGTACTCCATTACAGCGCAGTCAACATTTAATGACCTACAGGACCTCCGGGAACAGATCCTGAGAGTAAAGGACACAGAGGACGTGAGTGTTGcactgttaaaaacattttgaccttAAGAAATCTAATGAATCTTTAACCTTTCATTAAATACTCGCTTGTGAATATATTAAAGGTGGATGAGCTTCTATGTAGTGATTGTTAGTGAAGAGAGGAAATATGACACATGCATCAGGATAGTATCACATTTAAATACCACTGTCTTGATTGTCTGGTTTTTGAATCACTCAGgtacttttttaaataatgactttCACTATCATtgagcaacaaaaacatgtttccacaACATTGCTAAGGATGTATCACTCCTTACAAAATCAATTGTTTTATATGGTTTCTATTAATTTGCTAGAGTTTGTAACAGCTTAAGCTGGGGGGGACACTAAAAGATTTCTTTGCCCAATTTTACCCACCTTTCACAGTTGGCCAGAGTCTGCACCGGTCAGCACTAGTTGGGGACAATCGGCATGGCTAGTTGACACAGAaatctgttagtgtgtgaggaTTACAGACCCGACCTCAGTCAcagtcaaacatgtttaaattatttgAGCCGACTCTGCACGCAATCAGGTAGTGAGTACTGATTACcgacccaactgcaaacacatatTGCCAACAGACCAGACAATGAAAAAGAGTGTGTGGGACACAAGTCATGGTGTTAGAAGACAACAGGAAGTAGCAGGAATATCAAAATTGAGAGTTTGCACAGGAGTTTGTCCGTTCAGTTACACATCATATAACGTGTGATCCCtcgtctgtcagtcagtcaccaaAAAAATATCTGCTGAAACCAGTCAGTTGTCTTTTCAAAATCGGTAACAACATtgaaagttgtgtagtgtgCCCCAGCTTTAAACTGCTAACCTATCTCCATGTGTCTCTACATCTTTGAAGTTGAGAGCAAATTTTAGAATTGGTTGGAAGATTTTATTGATCCTTTAAAGCTCATTCTTCACTTGCACCTTATCACATCTTGTATATTGTGATTGGATACCTGGATACCCTCACTACTTGAGCGTTTTGTTATTGTGGGAAAATGTgcagccttggtggaggtttcCATTCTCTGAGTGCCTTTTCTagttattagtagtagtagggggaatgatgatgacaaagatatgtgttttaaattgaacATTAGTACTAAAATAGCTATTCTTTTGCACCACTAAGCGCTGCAGTGCTGTAAGACACTCCctctgtgtggagtttttccTTCAGTGATAAGTCTTTGGTGATACCCTGTGTAATCTGCCTCTCAGGCTCATCACTGCCTCATTAGAGTCAGCTCTGTTGGAGAGAGGGCAGAGTGAAGGGGAGGAAGGAACTGTGAGACATGGTGGAAATGTCAGCGCTGCCGTTAGATGTTATCTGTCTCCCTCAGCCTCTAGATAAACAGAGTGAGGATAAACAACCTGCTGAGAgagtgctttatttatttatagcaaACTGGCGATTTGTCTGTGAGTCTCATATTAGCCTGTTAAATCGTCAACTAAAAGTTTTCACAACGCTCAAATCAGAAGAGCTGTAAATGCTCATTTGAGGTATGTGTCCTTCTGCCTGGGCCACTGTAATTGTCTTCTCACTTGTATCATTGAATAAACTCTAAACTCTCCACTGTTGATAGAATGTTAACCAGATCCAGTAGAGTGACACTCAAAGCACCCATTTTACATTCTTTATGTTAGGTAAGGTTCGTGTTCTCACATGAAAGTGCACTTCATTGTCAGGCTCCTGAAGACTTCTGTGACCTTCTCCCTCTGTAATGTTGTCTTTGGTTTTCTTACTCTGGCGTTCTGGTTGTCTCATGCACTAGACTGACATTAAATGATGAGTGTACCTTTTTAAAGTTTGGGCTTCAACCAGTTGAAATCTTTGTCATTAGAGATTTGGTCTCCAGCCTCTGTAGAAGAACAAACTGGTGACCTATATATTAATCTTTCTCTGAGATGTATAGTGTTGGTTGTGTTTCTTTTGGGATCCTTGTTTGCCTGtgattattgtctgtttttattgtctttgacTTTTAGCTTTTGAGTGATGTTCTTATTGTTGTGTCTCTttattgcctttgtttttttatatagatGTTATAGTAAAGAAAGGTGCtacaacataaaacattaattatAGAGCAGCAGTAGCACTGGGttgaaaaggcaaaacaaaatcTTGTACTACATCTTGGTTTTGGCTGTGTAGCTGCTGAGTGTCAAGATTTATCATTTTGTACAAGTCAgaatgtgtcacattttattcTCAAATCAGGTTCCCATGATTCTGGTGGGAAACAAGTGTGACCTGGAGGGAGAGCGTGTAGTCGGCAAGGAGCAGGGTCAGAATCTGGCCCGACAGTGGAACAACTGTGCCTTTTTAGAGACTTCAGCTAAATCAAAGATCAACGTTAATGAGGTAAGTTTCTGTATTACATAAGGAAgctaatgtatttatttaacgtGTTCCTCTGTAGGATGTGGTTGGGCCTTTATATGAAGATCAAattattatactgtacatgaaaagTTTAATTAAAGGCTGTTTGTATATAATAGTTATTACTAGCATGAATTGTATAGTAATGAAGTTTAAGAGTTGAACATGGCTCAAAATGTTGTGGCTCTGTATAACACATTCCCTAACTCGCTTTGTTTTCTAATGAGTGCTGCGGATCTTTAATATTTCCCGTATGATGCTCTACTTTCATTTTCCTGAGGAAGTGGCTAAAATGATTTTAGTTATGTTATTGATGAAACCACTGTACTTTCCTCTTTAGATTTTCTATGATCTGGTGCGACAGATCAACAGAAAAACGCCgatggaaaagaagaagataaaaaagaCGGGTTGCACTCTTCTCTAAAATGCCACCCCACATTTCTCAATGCCAGGTAAGTgggtgtttgaaaaaaaaaaagagagaaaaaaagcaaggacaGTGGTTGAGTTGCTTAGCTGCAACAAAAGAGGCACCAATTTCACAATTCCAAATCACTAAGCCGTTAAGAACATAATAAAGTACTAAAGCTACTGATATGGCTACAGAACATTATGCTCATAAGTTGGAAACTTCAAGAACATTTAAGAAGTGTCAAATGACAATGTTTCCTCTGCCCTGGAAAGCCAGCCGGATAAGTTATGGCAGTTTTCAAGTCCCTAAAACATGATATGTGAATTTTTGTTGCAAAGCCAACTTTGGTATCAACAAATGTTTACATAACAATCCAGCAAAGGCATTCAGTAGTATCTATCTGCAGACTGCAAGAGAGGAACTAAaatttgcatttgaaaatgGTGGTCCTTGTAGAACTGATATCAATATAAAAGGCTCGTTCTGggctaatgaaaaacaacaattcacacaacaGGTGTGCCACATTAACAGCCTTGGAAGTGAGaatgtaaatgtattgatttctttttttcttttttgtacctACAGAAACTTGTAACAGTTAAAGTGTTTCCCAATGGATTGAGCCAGAATCCAAGTCCTCTCCAGAACATTTGAAAAAGCCTGACATGGATACACTCACAAAATGGCAGGAGACGGCACATACTGTCAAGATGTTCTTGACAGAAATCtgactccctttttttttgtcagtctaTTGAtgactctgtttttgtctcttttttttccctcccttccttttcttctccaaTGTGTCTTTCTTTTGGCGACCAGGGGTTTAATCCATATATTGGgactaaaaaaatgtttttattaaatgtaacaaCAGTCTTTGGCATATTGTGACAATTCATTTGCAGAAGAAACATGTGAAATGTTGGCCATGGCACACATTTCTGCACTACCTGTTAACGCAGATGCATCATTGTCCAGAAGTTACTCGTTCCTTACTTACAAGGATGTGTGCTGATAAATTAACATCTTTCCtaagtgactttgtttttatattgagaGCTGCAAGCCTTCCATATTTCCCATAATATATACTACTTCAATTTTTGCATAAGAAAGCTAAGAAAATTAGTGTTTTTATAGACCGATGGGGGAAGTGGTGCATTCTAATGTCTTTTTGAGGCTGAAAATATATTGTACTAAACCAACTCTAATATTGCTTCTTGTTACTCTGTCACAGATGATTTTCCAGCTTTTATGAATGATTAAATTTTAGTACATTTTCAATACTTTttgctcctgttttttttcttgttgaaagtgtcttgcatgtttttatttttataataatgattTTCTGTGTGGTATCAAGTGGTGTTTTCTCCTCAGTGGAGCAAAAACTGAAGCAGCTAATGTTCTGGTAAAGTTCCCGTCTTGCTGTTGTAGAGGTCgcgcagagggaaaaaaagatcaATAACTCCGTAGAGAGCTAAAAGCATAACcagattcttttttcttttctttttccagtcgGCAGAAACAACAGAGATTTAGCAGAGAAGTTGGATCAGCTGATCTGCTGCAGAAAAGGAGGAACTGAGACTCCAGACTCagatgcacacgcacacacaggaagtgaagtgaaggcAGTTTAAAAGCAGAATAGAAAATTATCAGATGTGAGCGAGGAAAGAGCTTACTCAGCTTCTCCACATCAGCACTGAGACAAAAGACCTCATTAATGCTGTGTGATAAGATTAACAAAGTTTGATTTTGAGTTTGTCACTGTAAAATGTAGTATATGAGCATTCCACTGCACATTTAATATCTACAgacatatatatttaatttgtatGTCAACCTGTTGTTtccattaattaattaattattaactaATTCTCCCAGTCAttgagttttaaaaaacaaaaacttttaaaatattttttaaagagtTTTGTATGTGTGCTTCAAGGTGGAGGGAATgccatttttttcttcaattcactttcatttctgattAATCTAAATGTTAAGTGTCCCTTAGTAGTTGCCTGCCTGACTTTCCCTAATCCACCCTTAATTTAGTCTGCATCTGGGACACTGTTTTTAGGACATTTCTGTTGAAGGTAGATGGATGAAAACAGATGGTGTTAATCATCCTTTGTGGCTTGTGGACTCTTGGCAGCATTCACTTGGATCCCTTCCTTGACCCTTCCATTTTATCTTGTGACCCTTTAATCATGGTTGccttcacagcagcagtggagaaatGACACACAGAATTTTTCTTATCAGGAAATATCCTAATAACAATGTATAGTTATTGCACAAACGTAAGCTAAACATAATCAATATTGTGctgaaaataaaggttttgtGTGTGGGAAATGCATAAATTTAAACTTTATATCATAGTACTCCCCAAACAGTTATTTTAACAAATGATCATAGACTCTTAATACTGATACAAAACCAGCTATAAAATTCACAACAAAAATATTGAACAAAAGTCACACAGCAAAGGCAGGTCAGTGTGATGTAAAGGGTCTGAGTGGCTCTGCTGTGCAGTTACACAGTAACATCAGTTAACTTGgagaataaattaataaaaaactaactaactaactaacttaaaATTCAGCAGGTAACAAACAATTAAAGTCACTTGAGATAATGCAGATAACGTGGTTTCTGTAAAAAGACGTCAGATCAGAGCATCActgttaaaaatatcatttctgATTGATgcgcctgtctgtctctgctctctggtgctcctccctgcctcctcctctttccccttcctccccctctctctctctcccacacgtACAGACGGAAAAGCTACGCgaccaccccccctcctccccccttccATCATTTTCCCATCTCTTACTCACTCTCTTCCCTACAACAAACATGGCCGCGAAATCTGACGGTGCACCAGGCTCTCATCGAAACGACATCCCACCAGAGTGTCCTGCCAGGTCGGACCCAAGGTCACCGCCGCTGCCGAAGCGCCTTCGCCCCAAGCAGCGCTACTCCCTGTCGGACTGCTGCTGGACCCTGTGCGCCCTCCTGGTCTTCTTCTCGGACGGGGCCTCAGACCTGTGGCTGTCCGCGGACTACTACCTTCGGAGCTACTACTGGTGCTTTGCGCTGACTCTGGTCTTTGTCATTGTCCCGTCCGTGGTCGTGCAAGTGCTCAGCTTCCGATGGTTCGCCTACGACTTCGCGGAGAGCGTCGAGAGCGGCACGGCCGCGGCCGCCGTGGTGGCGGCGTCGGGCGCGGAGGAGAGGGACttcagcaccaaggacagcGGCGAGCAGGGCGCTGGCTGCGGGGCCGCGGTGCTACCGCTGACGGGGCCGCCGAGCCCCGCGGGAGGAGCCCGGGGGTGCTGCAGAGTCTTCATGTGGCTCTTCCAGGCCGTCATTCATATCTTTCAGCTGGCGCAGGTCTGGAGGTGAGACTCTACACTCGGACCGTGtgctgcctttgtgtgtgtgtggatacgTTTATGTTACCCCTTAATGACCTTTCAGGAccagtcctcatggggacctatctgtctatctatctgtctatctgtctgtctgtctgtctttctgtctttctatGGTAGGCTTTGgtaaggctgtccaaatgaatggaattccatgtgtgtatgggtgtatatgtatatctgttACACCTTAAAAGGGCTTATAACACCCTAGGTTTAGAGTTAGGTTTATGTTCAGGGGTTGTGGTTGTGATGGCTAAGGTTTATGGTAATGCATGATGTCCTCATTAagatagcaaaaaaaaaacctggtcctcatttCATTGGTTGAGGTGTCAGGTAtaatgtgaattgtggttagattaaggttaggctTAAGTACTAACTGGTGTTGGCTTTTTTTGCGCTGTacgaatgaatgaaagtcagtgCAGGGTCCTCACTaggatagctgtgtgtgtgcgtgtgtgtgcgtgtgtgtgtgtgtgtgtgtcactcactccCTGTAGCTAAACGCTTATGAAACACAATCATTCAGTGGGAGGACTGTGCCCAAAATGCCagcatgtattttttttcctctccctgtaTTGTTTGACATTTCCGCTCTGCCTTAGAAAAGAGAATTAGACTCCGCCCACCTACTCACCCCCCTGATATGATTGTAGGTTAGTCATCTCCCAGTGAAATCGTCACCAAATCGTcagatgtatgtatatatatatatgtataaaataaaataaattgttttttgaGGGTTTGTCTGAGAAAGACTCTCAGTTTGAAGTGACGTGTGCATTCTCACCTCCCGTTCTTGAGGGAGGCTCCTGCTCTTCTCCTCAAACCTCCCAGTCGTCATTTTCACCCAGCTAAAATCCCACACCGTGTTTAATAAGCAGGCAtgcagtgagattaaaaaacacaggcccgtgtgtgtgtgtgtgcacacgctgCCATTACTCGCACATGGATGGTTGTAGGTCTGTAGGTCAGCGGCTCAGTGATGAGTGGAGCTGTGCTGTACTCTGATGGGTTCTGACAGGCTTTGAGCCGCTGCCAGCAGAGCAGGCTTCAGATgatctgtggtgggaggagggttaaaaacacacacacacacacacatatttaaggGCAGTCTGTGTGTTGATAAAGACATGTATGGAGGTCACAGAAAGACAAATCATGTGTGATAATGAAATCAGATATGAATTGATTGATTTAGCTGCTGCAGGTCTACAtaatctctctgtctgtgtctttctttGTGGTCTCTTTCTTCCTGCCTCTTTAGACAGCCCCATGGGTAATATATATTGATCCCTTATTTCCTCCAGGAAGACTAAGacctccctttctttctccctttaagtgtgtgtacttgtacgtATGCCTTCGCGAGGACCAAAACACTTATACACAGAGGAAGTaaagacattttgactggtcctcacTATGTCTCACGCCTGTTTATGGGTTCATGTCTGGTTTTCGGGTTAGGATTAGAACATGGTTTAGATTTGGGTGAGATTAAAGAATGtggtttgtgtgaatgtgagagttaGGGttaaggcacttagttgtgatggttaaggttagggtaaggggctgggGAATTACTTATGTCGATGATATGTCCTCactaagagaaaaaaacaattgtgtgggtgtgttcttgtatgggtatctttgtgaggaccaaaacacttATATACCTatgaagtgaggacattttgggaaagtgaggacgttttggctggtcctcacattctgacacCCCTTAAAttgctttttcagggttaagtcttggttttagggttaggactagaattagatttagatttaggttagggttgtgatggttaagggaaTGGGAATGCATAATGTCAATGgatgtcctcactatgaatgctatgcaaatatgtgtgagtgagtgagtgagagagacagacagagagagggagagagagagagagaccttgtcaggaccagtactcAAAACCTGGCCCCAAAAAGAACCagatttctgaggaactggttaagtttagggctaaaatttgaactgtggttgagttaaggttaggcatgGACTGGTTAAGGATAATGCTTTGgtaaggctgtccaaatgaatggaagtcaatgagagtccttaaaaggatagctgtgtgaacctgtgcgtttgtgtgtgtgtgtgtgtgtgtctgtgtgtctgtgtgtctgtgtgtgtgagtgtcctgAAGCACATTAAAAAATTGTGGCGGCACAGAATTACCGGTAATGCCATTAAAGCTGTTGTGCTGTTGGCCTAGCTGCTGCTCTCGGATCTGCGTGTCCGCACATTAAGAGGATTAGCGCTGTGTATTTTACCCTGGGCTGTTAACTCATGACTGATCTGTCACTGATACACAGGTAGACAGGTGAACTGGGATCAATTTGGGGCCAGCTGCCAGAATTAAATGTCAGCCCACGTGAGACGAGATGTGGGGTTGTGTTTCAGACAggcggagtgtgtgtgtgtgtgtgtgtgtgtgtgtgtgcgcatgtctATGTGTGTCTTCCTTTGTGGTTGAGCCTTTGACCCTCATTACTGCACATATGCTCTATTTTCTCAGTGCGTTCATCCCGAGGCACACTTGACGAAGAGCAAACCAGAATAAAAGGAGGGTTACACAAACTCCCCTGTGGTTCAGTGGGCTTGTTGACACAGGGGTTGTTCTGACCCTTCTCCCTGAGGCAATTACAGAGACATTTATAGCCTCGGTCCTCCGTGGCAACCACCAGTCTTTTGCAAACACTGGGGTGGTGATAAGTGTAATGATTCACACGTTTGTTTACATATGTGCAGAGTGAAAAATAATAGATGTCACGTCATGTGTTTGCACTGTGTCTACACAATGATGTGTGAGGATGGTACGTGGGGTCATTATTgaagagatggaggcagaggtgCAGCTCAGCGAGGCATTTACAGTGAGTTTAACCCTCTGTCTGAAGTCTTTTCTCCACAGTCTCGTCATATTTTTGCCTTTTCCACACCACAGTTCACTAACGTACATTATATGAAGAGAGATCTCAGACTCCCACCTTCACTTTTTGATGAGAACTACTTACAGCTTCCAGAGTCTGTATTTGATGTCCAAAAAACGTTTGAAGCTTAATGTTAAATCTCGAAAATTCTGTTGGGGTATTATTTGTGAACCTACGTCTGCTTCTTATCCACAGGTACGTCCACGCCTTGTATTTGGGCGTGCAGAGCCGCTGGCACGGCGACCCGGAGCGCCGCCACTACTACTGGCGCATGATGTTCGAGAGTGCTGACATCAGCATGCTGCGCCTGCTGGAGTCCTTCCTGAAGAGCGCCCCCCAACTGGTGCTGCAGCTCAGCATCATGATCCAGAGTGGTCAGGTGCTGCCGCTTCAGGGTGAGTGCCCCAAAATGAGCCGTGATGTTATTCAATCATTCATCTGAGGTGGCTCAGGGTGGGTGTCACAGGATACCTCACGATAGGCTATTCAaatggcggcccgtgggccacatgtgaccCATAACAAACTTCATAGTGGCCCAGCCAGTGGTTTCACCAGAAATGGAACTAGAGAAACAATTTTCACTGTCCCTTAAGCTTCTTACCATCAATTCCTACAGTAGTCTGATAGATTTGATAGCAGTGTTAGATATTTTGTTTTCTGGCAGGAGATGTTTGTGGGTCgtatatgacatatttttgtcttatttcaaagacaaacaattgctaatattgtgcaccttttGGATTTCATGCACTTTATGCACCTGAGATGACAAAcaggtttatttaaaatagtcACAGCTAATACTGTGCACTTTTTTACACACTTTGAGGTGTGGTAAGTGTCGTTTACCTGGCCTTCTTTAAATAACATGCTTCAGCTCCAAGCACTGCGgtttgagagagtgagagagagagagagagagagagagagagagagagagagagtttcacCTGAATCTTAGAACAACTCTGCCCTCCATGAGCGTCGCCATACATTTTATCTCATGTGACATCATCTTCATGGTATTCATCACAACTTATTCACAGTCGTTAATACTCAACACACAATAACAGATTTGACAGCATTGACGTCCTGTCTGCAGGAAGCATCTGTGCTCTTCTCCAGGCATACAGTCTTCTATAGTAAACATGTTGTAtaactgtataaataaagtgtgtgtggacCCAGAATCCGCCCTCTCAATAGGAATTTCCTGTTTGCTTCTCAATGCAATGTAATGCACATCTGTAATATATTCAAGACAAAAATGAGCTGTGTTAGTATATCCATCTAAGTCAGATGCTTGAGAAGGACAGGTACGACCAAAATCATTTTATTGCtagttcttttattattattttttaatgcacttttggTGTACGTTTTTAATTTGTCATCACctgctgcagaaaatgtctggCCCAGCTTATTagcatatagcgatacatcacgatatctgtctaactgaagataggttaaaagtgcaggatttctctatttattcccAACATTGAGAACAATGgaacaatggatggatggagcatctcttaacgtagctttctccaccatcgTGCCGCTGTAAACTCGCTCTTCTTTGTCCAGGTAActcaagtttccctcattcatttgagcagcgtcGCAGcgaggagacatcaagtagcGACGCCTGGAGACTGACACTGGCAGGGATTGTTGACTTTAGagctgtttattttaatttgttctgTCGACATTTGCCCTGGCTGTGAGAGAAAAATGTTCTGCAATGACGCCTcactgttcagatgtcaggcattgtctctgttctcctcggatctgagctgtcttctataaaatctttcaacttaactcatccttgactccagaggttccatcactgttcatctcacctgataatcaagTTACACTCATATTGCGTATTGTATTGCACGAGGAAAGACGATGACATATCAAGTGGTTATTTAACTGGTTATTTACCACTTGTAGGGGTGGTGCctgttaattcattcatcaacaAGGCTTTTTCTCTCAGAGAGCTgttgctcactggatatttcctCTGCACCATTTGGACCATTCTCTTTAAACCCTAGGGATGGCTGTGCATTaaaaaatcccagtagatcagcggCTTCTGAAAAACCCTGCTCATCTAGCACCAACAACAACCCGGCTaccacgttcaaagtcacttaaagctgcagtgca includes:
- the LOC122776902 gene encoding ras-related protein Rap-1A, with the translated sequence MREYKLVVLGSGGVGKSALTVQFVQGIFVEKYDPTIEDSYRKQVEVDGQQCMLEILDTAGTEQFTAMRDLYMKNGQGFALVYSITAQSTFNDLQDLREQILRVKDTEDVPMILVGNKCDLEGERVVGKEQGQNLARQWNNCAFLETSAKSKINVNEIFYDLVRQINRKTPMEKKKIKKTGCTLL